A single Fluviispira vulneris DNA region contains:
- a CDS encoding pyridoxal phosphate-dependent decarboxylase family protein codes for MEQDFKKALNIISDWILEYSTQKNNLPVSPKLKFGDIYKQIPKCPPENAESFSTLFTDFKQKILPGLMHWQSNNFFGLFPNTTSPPSILAEMLIATLNVQCMNWTASPAATELEISVMEWLRDLIGLPKEFSGVLQDSASSSTLIATLIAREKATDFFSNLKGTGLAPLVAYCSSEAHFSIEKGIKIAGIGSQNLRKIPTCENQKMNTDILLSTIEEDIKNGFKPFLVVGALGTTGSTAIDDLEKISAITKKYNLWFHIDAAYAGAALILPEIRDIAKGYELADSIVFNPHKWLLTSFECSAFFLKEKNNLVRTFSVKTPEYLKETHFEENTNFSDWSLGLGRRFRALKLWFVIRWYGTDKLREIIRNHILLGQKMENWIANDSEFEILTQRNFNLICFRFRSSDEVNLKIIDHINSSGKFFLGHTKINNQVAIRIVFGQIDIQEDHLQSFWYEIQNIAKKFKKEI; via the coding sequence ATGGAACAAGATTTTAAAAAAGCTTTAAATATTATTTCTGATTGGATTCTGGAATATAGCACTCAGAAAAATAATTTACCTGTTTCTCCTAAATTAAAATTTGGGGATATCTATAAACAAATTCCAAAATGTCCCCCAGAAAATGCTGAGAGTTTTTCTACTCTCTTTACAGATTTTAAACAAAAGATTTTGCCAGGTTTAATGCATTGGCAAAGCAATAATTTTTTTGGCCTATTTCCAAATACAACCAGCCCACCATCAATTCTTGCCGAAATGTTAATTGCAACTTTAAATGTTCAATGTATGAACTGGACAGCATCACCCGCAGCAACAGAACTTGAAATCAGTGTAATGGAATGGTTAAGAGATCTTATTGGCTTACCAAAAGAGTTCTCTGGTGTTCTTCAAGATTCTGCCTCAAGCTCTACTCTCATTGCCACACTGATTGCACGTGAAAAAGCAACAGATTTTTTCAGTAATTTAAAAGGAACAGGACTTGCTCCTCTCGTTGCCTATTGCTCATCTGAAGCACATTTTTCTATAGAAAAAGGCATAAAAATCGCTGGGATTGGCAGTCAAAATTTGAGAAAAATACCGACCTGTGAAAATCAGAAAATGAACACAGATATACTTTTGTCCACGATTGAAGAAGATATTAAAAATGGTTTTAAACCCTTTTTAGTGGTGGGTGCTTTGGGGACTACAGGCTCAACTGCTATCGATGACTTAGAAAAAATATCTGCTATTACAAAAAAATATAATTTATGGTTCCATATCGATGCAGCATATGCAGGCGCAGCACTTATTCTTCCCGAAATAAGAGATATAGCAAAAGGCTATGAACTTGCTGACAGCATAGTTTTTAATCCTCATAAATGGCTTTTAACTTCTTTTGAATGCTCTGCATTTTTTCTAAAAGAAAAAAATAATTTAGTCCGAACATTTTCAGTTAAAACACCTGAGTATTTGAAAGAAACTCATTTTGAAGAAAATACAAATTTTAGCGACTGGAGTCTAGGCCTCGGCCGTCGCTTCCGTGCACTCAAACTTTGGTTCGTAATCCGCTGGTATGGCACAGATAAATTACGAGAAATTATAAGAAATCATATTTTACTTGGGCAAAAAATGGAAAATTGGATTGCCAATGATTCAGAATTTGAAATTCTCACACAAAGAAATTTTAACCTAATTTGCTTTCGATTTCGTTCTTCCGATGAAGTAAATTTAAAAATTATAGATCATATAAACTCATCTGGAAAATTCTTTTTGGGACATACTAAAATAAATAATCAAGTCGCAATTCGTATAGTATTTGGACAAATTGATATTCAAGAAGATCATTTACAATCTTTTTGGTATGAAATACAAAATATTGCTAAAAAATTTAAAAAGGAAATCTAA
- a CDS encoding aminotransferase class III-fold pyridoxal phosphate-dependent enzyme, protein MLTKYPAFYVMGANTDIGKTLFSTGLCLAAAHEKVNTLYLKPIQTGFPKDSDSSFVKKYNQSAKVSAKTLFSLSEPVSPHRALSGNLSLEDFEEKLLIMIRDEIKQNQAHFVLIEGAGGVASPSLSGNLQCDFYRPLRLPVIFIADAKLGGISCTISSISLLESRGYNITCILLFSGEHENGEFLKKYYNEKYPVFEMKNLNKLEDIRQNDNYSQELELWFNINLNEFLNVFRFLSNYHLSRIQIIDEYIDIANKHIWWPFTQHKNIKSAKYIESAFNDNIHFLKLQQESNNNLLSQISYDASASWWTQGIGHGSVKLAQAAVHAAGRYGHVMFPGNVHEPVAKLTHKLINTVGRGWANRVFYSDNGSSAVEIALKIAFRKSIGFPKDNKKIDVYIIGLKDSYHGDTNASMNATNPNIFKNNEHWYTPKGFWLDYPKIALKNKKYIVSLPKGMSTENTFTMPFQSLGSFFDDERQKTHLSEIYSSYIQTQLEYIASENIAIGALLLEPIIQGAGGMKLIDPLFQKQLIYECQKRNIPVIIDEVFTGFWRLGKITAAQLLNINPDIACYAKLLTGGLLPMSVTLASEDYFNCFLGDDLSTALLHGHSYTATPVGCAVALEAIDEIQASLHYCPERDTICNLWNYAYVEKISCLDSVTGVFAFGSIFAVELSDTEAGYASLRAKSIVEKLQDLDIAIRPLGNVIYILASFNSTKKRLNGILNTVYNLLKEDC, encoded by the coding sequence ATGTTAACAAAATATCCTGCATTTTATGTTATGGGTGCAAATACAGATATAGGTAAAACTTTATTTTCCACTGGACTTTGTTTGGCAGCAGCGCATGAAAAAGTTAATACACTTTATTTAAAACCGATTCAAACTGGATTCCCAAAAGATTCAGATTCATCATTCGTTAAAAAATACAATCAATCTGCTAAAGTGAGTGCAAAAACTCTTTTCTCATTATCTGAACCAGTTTCACCTCATCGTGCATTATCTGGGAACTTATCTTTAGAAGATTTTGAAGAAAAACTTTTAATAATGATACGTGATGAGATTAAACAAAATCAAGCTCATTTTGTCTTAATCGAAGGTGCTGGTGGAGTTGCTTCGCCATCATTGTCTGGCAATCTTCAATGTGATTTTTATCGGCCTCTGAGATTGCCTGTGATTTTTATAGCAGATGCAAAATTAGGGGGAATTTCATGCACAATCAGTTCGATATCTTTGCTTGAAAGCCGTGGGTACAATATAACTTGTATTCTTCTTTTTTCAGGTGAACATGAGAATGGTGAATTTCTAAAGAAGTATTATAATGAAAAATATCCTGTTTTTGAAATGAAAAATTTGAATAAATTAGAAGATATTAGGCAGAATGATAATTATTCACAAGAACTTGAATTGTGGTTTAATATTAATTTAAATGAATTTTTAAATGTATTTAGGTTTCTTTCAAACTATCATTTAAGTAGAATTCAAATAATTGACGAGTATATCGATATTGCTAATAAGCATATATGGTGGCCTTTTACTCAACATAAAAATATAAAATCTGCTAAATATATAGAGAGCGCATTTAACGACAATATACATTTTTTAAAGTTGCAGCAGGAAAGTAATAATAATTTACTTTCACAAATTTCATATGATGCATCTGCAAGTTGGTGGACGCAAGGAATCGGCCATGGATCCGTAAAGCTAGCTCAAGCAGCGGTGCACGCAGCGGGTCGATATGGTCATGTAATGTTCCCTGGTAATGTTCATGAACCCGTTGCAAAACTGACTCATAAATTAATCAATACTGTTGGGAGAGGTTGGGCGAATCGGGTATTCTATTCGGATAATGGATCGAGTGCAGTTGAAATTGCTTTGAAAATTGCATTTAGAAAATCTATTGGATTTCCAAAAGATAATAAAAAGATCGACGTTTATATAATAGGTTTAAAAGATTCATATCATGGTGATACAAATGCATCCATGAATGCAACAAATCCAAATATATTTAAAAACAATGAACATTGGTATACTCCAAAAGGATTTTGGTTAGATTATCCAAAAATAGCTCTCAAAAATAAAAAATACATTGTGAGTCTTCCTAAGGGTATGTCTACTGAAAATACTTTTACCATGCCTTTTCAATCATTAGGGTCATTTTTTGATGATGAACGACAAAAAACGCATTTATCAGAAATTTATTCTTCCTATATTCAAACTCAATTGGAATATATTGCTTCTGAAAATATAGCGATAGGTGCCTTGCTGTTAGAGCCTATTATTCAAGGGGCTGGTGGTATGAAGCTCATCGATCCTCTCTTTCAAAAGCAACTTATTTATGAGTGCCAAAAAAGAAATATACCTGTCATTATTGATGAGGTTTTTACCGGTTTTTGGCGACTTGGCAAAATAACAGCGGCACAATTGTTGAATATAAATCCAGATATTGCTTGCTATGCAAAACTTTTAACAGGTGGTTTATTGCCTATGTCTGTTACTTTAGCAAGTGAAGACTATTTTAACTGCTTCCTAGGTGATGATTTGTCAACAGCTCTTTTACATGGACATTCTTATACAGCAACGCCAGTTGGTTGTGCTGTCGCATTGGAAGCAATCGATGAAATACAAGCTTCACTTCATTATTGCCCTGAAAGAGATACTATCTGTAATTTATGGAATTATGCTTATGTAGAAAAAATATCTTGTCTTGATTCTGTTACCGGAGTTTTTGCTTTTGGAAGTATATTTGCCGTTGAACTGTCTGATACTGAAGCAGGATATGCTTCGTTGAGAGCAAAATCAATCGTAGAAAAACTGCAAGATTTAGATATAGCTATTCGTCCTTTAGGAAACGTAATTTATATTTTAGCAAGTTTTAACTCAACGAAAAAAAGATTGAATGGTATATTAAATACAGTGTATAATTTATTGAAAGAAGATTGCTAA
- a CDS encoding 2OG-Fe(II) oxygenase: protein MDNSIIERTIEIKQKSIENLIQNETLALIVENFYAADLCDSLYIKLQKDKNSEIYTHETIEDNKLVLQNYGVNRIGLPFNSTYNTSDAELINAYYREAQVARERLRQHCYPAFTPIDKLRLILDEVFIPGASVAHFQNKKMLTGIARISSESLSYLSEIQPHFDALPLKYAEFDKQLAANIYLNTPEDGGELELWNSLDLTPLTQVPKNWREKLPPSIKIKPKKGDLIIFNCRKPHAICAFKGKERITIQVFIGYKEGMPLMLWN from the coding sequence ATGGATAATTCAATAATTGAAAGAACAATAGAAATAAAACAAAAATCAATTGAAAACTTAATACAAAATGAAACATTAGCACTCATAGTAGAAAATTTTTATGCCGCTGACTTATGTGATTCGCTGTATATTAAACTCCAAAAAGATAAAAATTCTGAAATATATACTCATGAAACAATAGAAGACAATAAATTAGTCTTACAAAACTATGGGGTCAATCGCATCGGATTACCTTTTAATTCAACTTATAATACATCTGATGCAGAGTTAATAAATGCATATTATAGAGAGGCTCAAGTTGCTAGAGAAAGACTCAGACAGCATTGCTATCCTGCTTTTACACCTATTGATAAATTGCGTTTAATTTTAGATGAAGTATTTATTCCTGGTGCTAGTGTTGCACATTTTCAAAATAAAAAAATGTTAACAGGAATTGCTAGAATAAGTTCAGAATCTCTCTCTTACCTATCAGAAATTCAACCTCATTTTGATGCTCTCCCCTTAAAATATGCTGAATTTGATAAACAATTAGCAGCTAATATCTATCTCAATACCCCTGAAGATGGAGGGGAACTTGAATTGTGGAATTCCCTCGATTTAACACCTTTGACTCAAGTTCCAAAAAATTGGCGAGAAAAATTGCCACCTTCTATAAAAATAAAACCTAAAAAAGGTGATCTCATTATTTTTAACTGTAGAAAGCCTCACGCTATCTGCGCATTTAAAGGCAAAGAAAGAATAACAATTCAAGTTTTTATAGGATATAAAGAGGGCATGCCTCTCATGCTTTGGAATTAA
- the bioB gene encoding biotin synthase BioB: MQHLEQDKREKIQQEYCADEAKELISEEYNEELYLKAIELYKKPFLQLLQDAAIVHKEHWPEADIQRSALLSIKTGSCPEDCSYCPQSARYETDIKKHPLMEVQDIVEKAKVAKENGAERFCMGAAWRKPPRGEQFERVLEAIREVKALGMEACVTLGLLNDEQSRKLKEAGLDYYNHNVDTSKDYYSKIITTRKFKDRVETLRNLRRNDINICCGGILGMGESAEDRMKLVAFLATMDPQPESIPINFLVKFDGTPLENQDDVDVLDFVRTIAVARILIPKARLRLSAGRMNLSREAQILCLAAGANSIFSGDILLTSPLPGYSFDNKLIDDVTKPLNLLNEKEYVN, from the coding sequence ATGCAGCATTTAGAACAAGATAAAAGAGAAAAAATTCAGCAGGAATACTGTGCAGACGAGGCCAAAGAACTAATTAGTGAAGAATATAATGAAGAATTATACTTAAAAGCTATAGAATTGTATAAAAAACCTTTTTTACAATTGTTACAAGATGCCGCTATTGTGCATAAGGAGCATTGGCCAGAAGCAGACATTCAGCGCAGTGCATTGCTATCGATTAAGACAGGATCTTGTCCTGAAGATTGTTCCTATTGCCCTCAAAGTGCACGTTATGAAACAGACATTAAAAAGCATCCTTTGATGGAAGTCCAAGATATTGTCGAGAAAGCAAAGGTTGCTAAAGAAAATGGAGCAGAGCGCTTCTGCATGGGAGCAGCTTGGAGAAAGCCGCCAAGAGGCGAACAATTTGAGCGGGTACTAGAAGCAATTCGTGAAGTCAAAGCGCTAGGAATGGAGGCCTGCGTTACGTTAGGGTTGTTAAATGATGAGCAAAGTCGAAAATTAAAAGAAGCAGGTTTGGATTATTACAATCATAATGTTGATACTTCAAAAGATTATTATTCAAAAATAATTACAACAAGAAAATTTAAAGATCGAGTTGAAACACTAAGAAATCTAAGAAGAAATGATATAAATATCTGTTGTGGTGGAATATTAGGAATGGGCGAAAGTGCTGAAGATAGAATGAAACTTGTCGCCTTTTTAGCTACCATGGATCCACAGCCAGAAAGTATTCCCATCAATTTCCTAGTTAAATTTGATGGTACACCTTTAGAGAATCAAGATGACGTCGATGTGCTCGATTTTGTCAGAACCATCGCTGTGGCCCGTATTCTTATTCCAAAAGCCCGTTTACGTCTTTCTGCAGGTAGAATGAATTTGAGCAGAGAAGCACAAATTTTATGTTTAGCTGCAGGGGCTAACTCCATTTTCAGCGGCGACATTTTATTAACTTCTCCGCTTCCAGGTTATTCTTTCGATAATAAACTTATCGATGATGTCACAAAGCCACTTAATCTTTTAAATGAAAAAGAATATGTCAACTGA
- a CDS encoding GNAT family N-acetyltransferase has protein sequence MKDTDFNFCILNDEYFNQAKFCLIKVFIENEPMGKHLKLSEDDLTEFVEGLLIHAFPQKLSWIAIDNTTNKIAAVRILTDVYNDYSPVIHSSKKLNIIFNFLESLYSNHEKVLQVKKTTLLHTWMTAVAEEHQQKGLLKTLFKHGAHWAKKQGFQYCIGEATNIHNLNFLKKYTEFSQLNAIEYKKFEFNNSYPFQNLEEHLEGVLYYYPLQYFPEIEKDMPAMY, from the coding sequence ATGAAAGACACAGATTTTAACTTTTGTATATTAAATGATGAGTATTTTAATCAAGCAAAATTTTGCTTGATTAAAGTTTTTATAGAAAATGAACCTATGGGAAAGCATTTAAAACTCAGTGAAGATGATTTAACTGAATTTGTAGAAGGATTATTAATACACGCATTTCCACAAAAATTATCATGGATCGCAATTGATAATACCACAAATAAAATTGCTGCTGTAAGAATCTTAACAGATGTATACAATGATTATTCACCTGTTATTCATTCTTCAAAAAAATTAAATATCATTTTCAACTTTCTTGAATCACTTTATTCGAATCATGAGAAAGTTTTGCAGGTAAAAAAAACAACTTTACTCCACACTTGGATGACAGCTGTGGCAGAAGAGCATCAACAAAAAGGATTGTTAAAAACATTATTTAAACATGGAGCTCATTGGGCTAAAAAACAAGGATTTCAATATTGTATAGGAGAAGCGACCAATATTCACAATCTTAATTTCCTTAAAAAGTATACTGAGTTTTCACAATTGAACGCAATTGAATATAAAAAATTTGAGTTCAATAATTCTTATCCTTTTCAAAATCTAGAAGAACATTTAGAGGGAGTTTTATATTACTATCCTTTACAATATTTTCCTGAAATTGAAAAAGACATGCCAGCAATGTATTAG
- a CDS encoding SDR family NAD(P)-dependent oxidoreductase: MTMYEKKILLINGCYSTIAQELIRIEGNDKKVIGLVRNKREEIDNVELFSVDATQPDEVKATLDAIYEKMGAIHEYVHLIGSIVMKPLHQTSIEEWKNTFELNLNSIFYSLKYILPIMQKQKYGSIVLISSVAAGVGLTNHEAISAAKGAVESLVRSLSMTYANSGIRVNCVAPSLINTKMSAHLVKNEMVVRATSAMNAIKRIGEPADVAEAISYLLGVKSSFITGQILHVDGGLTHVRTPPKI; the protein is encoded by the coding sequence ATGACTATGTACGAAAAAAAGATTTTACTTATTAACGGATGCTATTCTACAATAGCACAGGAGCTCATTAGAATAGAAGGAAATGATAAAAAAGTAATTGGATTAGTCCGAAATAAGCGTGAGGAAATAGATAATGTCGAACTTTTTTCAGTAGATGCAACTCAACCTGATGAAGTAAAAGCAACGTTGGATGCCATTTATGAAAAAATGGGAGCTATCCATGAATATGTTCATCTCATCGGATCTATTGTTATGAAACCACTGCATCAAACCTCAATTGAGGAATGGAAAAATACATTTGAGTTGAATTTAAATAGTATTTTCTACTCATTGAAATATATATTGCCTATTATGCAAAAGCAAAAATATGGTTCGATTGTTCTCATTTCATCTGTAGCTGCTGGAGTTGGTTTAACAAACCATGAAGCAATTTCTGCAGCTAAGGGTGCAGTTGAATCGCTGGTAAGAAGTTTAAGTATGACATATGCAAATTCTGGAATAAGAGTGAATTGTGTCGCTCCTTCATTAATAAATACAAAAATGTCTGCACATTTAGTTAAAAATGAAATGGTTGTACGAGCAACTTCTGCAATGAATGCTATTAAAAGAATAGGTGAACCAGCAGATGTTGCAGAAGCTATATCTTATTTATTAGGCGTAAAAAGTTCATTCATTACTGGGCAGATTCTTCATGTCGATGGTGGCTTGACCCATGTGAGAACACCCCCTAAAATCTAG
- a CDS encoding aminotransferase class I/II-fold pyridoxal phosphate-dependent enzyme — protein sequence MSTEYLNKIWQSTNSVLIEQHNFRKPIHYFKNKSEQKIKIDFSTNDYLAMRFDPRVINAGYRAAQENGAGSGSSRMVVETDANLLELEDYFSNCVGLKYSLYFTSGFMANLALFDALAPYSFEENIISQELFVDHRCHASIYLGFRNAKIPASIFRHMDFNNLEQKLQKSSAQAKIIVIESLFSMDGDIFDSTKLLEICEKYNTFIIIDETHSIGVFSTGSYLAENPYLKKYVLAIVAGCGKALGVSGGFIATDYLELKQRIMQKSKALIYSTAATPFAVGALHQSLKIIFSEEGKLKRYKLSRIINYFKEKISLLPKNRSCQNIHELNNHCSHIIPLIIGDNALVLKMVQSLLERGILVKEIRPPSVPRGTARLRVILRSDHSEKDIDDLIENIF from the coding sequence ATGTCAACTGAATATTTGAATAAAATATGGCAGAGCACGAACTCTGTCTTAATAGAGCAGCATAATTTTAGAAAACCAATTCACTATTTTAAAAATAAAAGTGAACAAAAAATCAAGATTGATTTTTCAACAAATGATTACTTAGCAATGCGCTTTGATCCACGGGTGATAAATGCTGGTTACCGAGCTGCTCAAGAGAATGGGGCAGGATCAGGTTCTTCAAGAATGGTTGTAGAAACCGATGCAAATCTTTTGGAATTAGAAGACTATTTTTCAAATTGTGTTGGTTTAAAATATTCTCTTTATTTTACTTCTGGATTTATGGCAAACTTAGCATTATTTGATGCTCTTGCACCGTATTCATTTGAAGAAAATATAATTTCTCAGGAATTATTTGTTGATCATCGTTGTCATGCAAGTATTTATTTAGGTTTTCGTAATGCAAAAATTCCTGCGTCTATTTTTCGCCATATGGATTTTAATAATTTAGAGCAAAAATTACAAAAATCATCGGCCCAAGCAAAAATCATTGTAATAGAATCTTTATTTTCTATGGATGGTGATATTTTCGATTCTACAAAATTATTAGAAATTTGTGAAAAGTATAATACTTTTATAATTATTGATGAAACACATTCAATTGGAGTTTTTTCAACAGGAAGTTATTTGGCAGAAAACCCATATTTAAAAAAATATGTGTTAGCTATAGTTGCTGGTTGTGGAAAAGCGTTAGGGGTTTCTGGTGGTTTTATTGCAACTGATTATTTAGAATTAAAACAAAGAATAATGCAAAAATCAAAGGCTTTAATCTATTCAACAGCAGCTACTCCATTTGCCGTTGGTGCTCTCCATCAATCACTCAAAATAATTTTTAGCGAAGAAGGAAAATTAAAAAGATATAAATTATCTAGAATTATAAATTATTTTAAAGAAAAAATATCTTTATTGCCCAAAAATCGTTCGTGTCAGAATATTCATGAGTTAAATAATCATTGTTCTCATATAATTCCATTGATAATAGGTGACAATGCGCTTGTTTTAAAAATGGTACAATCATTGTTAGAACGTGGAATTTTAGTCAAAGAAATTCGCCCTCCTTCAGTCCCGCGCGGGACAGCAAGGTTAAGAGTTATATTAAGAAGCGATCATTCAGAAAAAGATATAGATGATTTAATTGAAAATATATTCTAA
- a CDS encoding NAD(P)H-binding protein, translating into MSEKPVIVIAGATGFIGKNLIAQLSDKCTLKALSRKETKSDNIQWIKCDLYNLRETEEALKGAEVLIYLVHSMNKGTRLTQAKFEDLDLIIADNVAKAAKKCQLKQIIYLGGIIPHDEIMLSRHLKSREEVETILSCSGVPLTRIRAAIIIGAGSTSFKMVYSLVKRLKIMICPRWANSYSYPVDVEDIVKMISLCINNKETYNETIDAFGPEKITYIEFMHLTARVMGLKRYIFPISLSTLYLSKFWVVLITGQYYEIVSPLVDSLKYNMIPQNIKLFQKYIPNPISLKKSLEKAIANEKEIQENSVKHQISNSLENNVRSVQRLSLPSGWNAIDVAQEYTKWLPKFLFFFIRSKIEGEYIHFKLFSLTLLTLFHSIDRSSLDRQLFYIRGGFLVKKPVFANARLEFRISPHEQSVVAAIHDFYPSLPWYIYRFTQAIAHALVMEMFNKFLREKSV; encoded by the coding sequence ATGTCAGAGAAGCCAGTTATTGTTATTGCAGGAGCAACGGGTTTCATTGGAAAGAATTTAATTGCACAATTGTCAGATAAATGTACCTTAAAAGCATTGAGTCGTAAAGAAACTAAGAGTGATAATATACAATGGATAAAGTGTGATTTATATAATTTAAGAGAAACGGAAGAAGCATTGAAAGGGGCAGAGGTTCTCATTTATTTAGTGCATTCGATGAATAAAGGAACTCGGTTAACTCAAGCTAAGTTTGAAGATCTTGATCTTATAATTGCAGACAATGTGGCAAAAGCAGCGAAAAAATGTCAGCTGAAACAAATAATATATCTAGGTGGAATTATCCCTCACGATGAGATAATGTTATCTCGTCATTTAAAAAGCCGAGAAGAGGTTGAAACAATATTAAGTTGTTCAGGAGTGCCACTTACGAGAATTCGTGCGGCAATTATAATTGGTGCAGGAAGCACTTCATTTAAAATGGTTTATTCACTCGTTAAGAGATTGAAAATAATGATATGTCCAAGATGGGCAAATTCATATTCCTATCCAGTTGATGTTGAAGATATTGTAAAAATGATCTCTCTCTGTATCAATAATAAAGAAACTTACAATGAAACAATCGATGCCTTTGGACCTGAAAAAATAACTTATATTGAGTTTATGCATTTAACTGCGAGAGTTATGGGATTAAAGCGCTATATTTTTCCCATTTCTCTTTCAACTTTATATCTTTCAAAATTTTGGGTTGTCCTCATTACAGGACAATATTATGAAATAGTTTCTCCCTTAGTAGATAGTTTAAAATATAATATGATACCCCAAAATATCAAACTTTTTCAGAAATATATTCCAAATCCAATCTCTTTAAAAAAATCCCTTGAAAAAGCAATCGCTAATGAAAAAGAGATTCAAGAAAATTCGGTTAAGCATCAAATATCTAATTCTTTGGAAAATAACGTCCGATCCGTTCAACGTTTATCTTTACCGAGTGGTTGGAATGCAATTGATGTTGCACAAGAATATACAAAGTGGTTGCCAAAGTTTTTATTCTTTTTTATTAGATCAAAAATTGAGGGTGAATATATTCATTTTAAATTATTTAGTTTAACTTTATTAACATTATTTCATTCGATTGATCGAAGTTCTCTAGATCGTCAATTGTTTTATATTAGAGGAGGATTTTTAGTTAAGAAGCCAGTATTTGCCAATGCTCGCTTAGAATTTCGAATTTCTCCGCATGAACAATCTGTCGTTGCTGCGATTCATGATTTTTACCCTTCTTTACCTTGGTATATTTATCGTTTTACACAAGCGATTGCTCATGCATTGGTCATGGAAATGTTTAATAAATTTCTAAGAGAAAAATCAGTTTGA
- a CDS encoding class I SAM-dependent methyltransferase — translation MNALHFNLNIENGNMIYYQETTKCPHCFSFKTFLVQKSYVQLQINNSYFDYFQCYNCSLVFLKDPPSEEEMAEYYHNQYLPHLGSRAWGKFSRLVDFGQYRIDLKKFSYLKKFYPNINESTKILDYGCGNPTFLLMTQKKTNAQCFGLDLSSQGWDNIPENKLKKIKLIRGSFDKIGGIEKFNIITLWHVLEHEYDPILVLKNLRDKIMSDGILIIEVPNYDSFFVKFQKGFWAGFHTPRHTVVFNKKTLINAINKANLEIVEYKSHGTLDAFTLWWLGRQEKVKHKNKISNINFENKFFSYLLLKVLTIPFFLLENFLSLGVQIIIVKPKT, via the coding sequence ATGAACGCTTTGCATTTTAATTTGAATATTGAAAATGGTAATATGATTTATTATCAAGAAACAACTAAATGCCCACACTGCTTTTCATTCAAAACTTTTTTAGTGCAGAAAAGTTATGTGCAATTACAAATAAATAATAGCTATTTCGATTATTTTCAGTGTTATAATTGCTCCCTTGTCTTTCTAAAAGATCCTCCAAGTGAAGAAGAAATGGCAGAGTATTATCATAATCAATATTTACCTCATTTAGGGAGCAGAGCTTGGGGAAAATTCTCAAGGCTCGTTGACTTTGGGCAATATAGAATTGATTTAAAAAAATTTTCATACTTAAAAAAATTTTATCCGAATATAAATGAATCTACTAAAATTCTTGATTATGGTTGCGGAAATCCAACTTTTTTGCTTATGACTCAAAAGAAGACAAATGCTCAATGTTTTGGTTTGGATTTGTCTTCTCAAGGCTGGGATAATATCCCTGAAAATAAGTTAAAAAAAATAAAATTAATTAGAGGATCGTTCGATAAAATTGGTGGAATAGAGAAATTTAATATTATAACTCTTTGGCACGTTTTAGAACATGAATATGACCCAATTCTTGTTCTTAAAAATTTAAGAGATAAAATTATGTCAGATGGAATTCTCATAATTGAAGTGCCCAATTATGATTCATTTTTCGTAAAATTCCAAAAAGGATTTTGGGCAGGTTTTCATACGCCACGACATACAGTTGTGTTTAATAAAAAAACTCTTATAAATGCAATTAATAAAGCAAATTTGGAGATAGTTGAATATAAAAGCCACGGAACTTTGGATGCATTTACCCTTTGGTGGTTGGGCAGACAAGAAAAAGTAAAGCATAAAAATAAAATATCAAATATTAACTTTGAGAATAAATTTTTTTCGTATTTACTTTTGAAAGTGTTAACAATTCCATTTTTTCTCTTAGAAAATTTTTTAAGTCTTGGCGTACAGATAATTATAGTTAAACCAAAAACATAA